A single region of the Podospora pseudopauciseta strain CBS 411.78 chromosome 1, whole genome shotgun sequence genome encodes:
- a CDS encoding hypothetical protein (COG:S; EggNog:ENOG503NYCQ), whose translation MAFSFSFAGDDIEDDGRPLTPPPQVKKSAVASPAGAGAFPVQGKSQLPPASHDLEDMLSKLPSKIAFNLLGVDLQDGSTLQIPRRELWDVRAQLMAEDDGENPSESEAGLGEHDVKTGIYEGGFKSWESSVDMVKVLASEKPADFLNQEPCVLIELGCGTALPSLALFHWALSERKSQPRHPLVLTLADYNPSVLYLVTLPNLILAWALQQRSRVALVEEAFTPDAELDLTPEIIAAFKDSLVSNQITLRFLSGAWSPEFVDTLYSSPDAPSFADNTKTLVLGSETIYSPFALERFGETLLLILERERKNRPSGSARAVIGAKKLYFGVGGSLDDFVEKMRGLGTTVNNLFEERIGVVRGVVDCQLS comes from the exons ATGGCCTTTTCATTCTCGTTCGCCGGCGATGATATAGAAGACGATGGTCGTCCGctcacccctccaccccaagTCAAGAAGTCAGCTGTGGCCTCGCCCGCGGGGGCCGGTGCATTTCCAGTTCAGGGCAAGTCCCAATTGCCACCAGCCAGCCATGATCTCGAGGACATGCTTTCGAAGCTACCCTCCAAGATAGCCTTCAACCTGCTCGGTGTCGATCTTCAGGATGGTAGCACACTCCAAATACCAAGGCGTGAGCTCTGGGATGTGCGAGCTCAGCTGATggctgaggatgatggggagaaCCCATCTGAGTCAGAGGCTGGTCTTGGGGAGCACGACGTCAAGACGGGCATTTATGAGGGTGGCTTCAAGAGCTGGGAGAGCAGTGTTGATATGGTCAAGGTCTTGGCATCGGAAAAGCCGGCCGATTTTTTGAATCAAGAGCCGTGTGTCTTGATCGAG CTCGGCTGCGGCACGGCCTTGCCCTCTCTCGCACTCTTTCACTGGGCCTTGAGCGAAAGAAAATCACAACCGAGACACCCGTTGGTTCTCACGCTTGCAGACTATAACCCCTCTGTGCTCTATCTGGTGACGTTGCCCAATCTCATCTTGGCCTGGGCTCTTCAGCAACGAAGCCGAGTAGCGCTCGTCGAAGAGGCTTTTACACCCGACGCAGAACTCGATCTGACACCGGAGATTATCGCGGCTTTCAAGGACTCTCTGGTTTCCAACCAGATCACTTTGAGATTTCTTTCTGGTGCTTGGTCACCAGAGTTTGTGGATACTCTCTACAGCTCACCGGATGCCCCAAGTTTTGcggacaacaccaagactCTTGTGCTTGGTTCGGAGACTATTTACTCTCCTTTTGCCCTTGAAAGGTTCGGCGAGACTCTTCTTCTGATTCTTGAGCGAGAGCGGAAAAACAGACCAAGCGGTTCTGCCAGAGCTGTCATTGGCGCAAAGAAGCTTTACTTTGGCGTTGGAGGCTCGCTGGATGATTTTGTAGAAAAGATGAGGGGCCTTGGGACAACAGTGAACAACCTGTTTGAGGAACGCATTGGTGTTGTCAGAGGCGTCGTCGACTGCCAGCTCTCATGA